A DNA window from Syngnathus typhle isolate RoL2023-S1 ecotype Sweden linkage group LG2, RoL_Styp_1.0, whole genome shotgun sequence contains the following coding sequences:
- the zfp64 gene encoding zinc finger protein 64 isoform X1, with the protein MCCKINSTMATYDAEGHSVVVEVSPDIHICGFCKQQYNNFEVFLAHKQSGCSLPTHDTPSTATEASALPGIEVVLEETFQTCVLRGVKKILTKPQKTKKLKGALSSKRYSCCFSGCTFKTQYGQKDMERHLKTHTGEKPFECDLCHKRFSRRDKLNMHSRSHTGEKPHKCKLCPYAAADSSSLKKHLRIHYDERPFKCQICPYASRNSSQLTVHLRSHTGDAPFQCQQCDAKFKINSDLKRHIRVHSGEKPYKCDLCEYRCAMKGNLKSHVQIKHGTENAFHCAHCEFTCANKMALRQHSRQHRPVQPIQCPKCTYSCASRGALKVHERIHSEERPFKCDSCDYASKQRSNLVIHNKRFHSNAPEKGGGGKRVGDDPPKPISSRYRAKLDATRAFSCDLCSASFVREDSLRSHRKQHKEAQIPLQAQVSTSLAPATSPGDSTQLDVPFQVDSLAPYNSTQLKIIVSSAESPSKMILLSPEHQDMVVNSMIQQVNLLGPVQPPGLPQNAEATFVPQTVLLTPLLPAEDTNSPLQQTLVHSTMGAQDNSVVPQTFITTCTELEDLSALVQEGGAEVTVVTEGNTDTVTSKSPIAEPTAGPGDGRGQCLSM; encoded by the exons ATGTGTTGTAAAATAAACTCGACAATGGCAACATACGACGCAGAAG GACATTCTGTGGTGGTGGAAGTGAGCCCTGATATCCACATTTGTGGATTCTGCAAGCAGCAATATAACAACTTCGAAGTGTTTCTGGCCCACAAGCAGAGTGGATGTTCACTACCCACGCATGACACCCCATCCACGGCTACAGAAGCTTCCGCTCTTCCAG GTATAGAGGTAGTTTTAGAAGAGACCTTTCAGACGTGTGTCCTGAGAGGGGTTAAGAAGATCCTGACCAAACCGCAAAAGACCAAAAAGCTAAAAGGCGCACTCTCATCCAAGAGATACAGCTGTTGTTTCTCAG GCTGCACCTTTAAGACACAGTATGGCCAAAAAGACATGGAACGGCACCTTAAAACGCACACTG GTGAGAAGCCGTTCGAGTGCGACTTGTGCCACAAGCGCTTCAGCCGGCGGGACAAGCTCAACATGCACAGCCGCTcgcacacgggcgagaagccACACAAGTGCAAACTGTGCCCGTATGCGGCGGCCGACAGCAGCAGCCTGAAGAAGCACTTGCGAATCCACTACGACGAGCGGCCCTTCAAGTGCCAGATCTGTCCCTACGCCAGCCGTAACTCCAGCCAGCTCACCGTACACCTGCGCTCGCACACCG gaGATGCACCCTTCCAGTGCCAGCAGTGTGACGCCAAGTTCAAGATCAACTCCGACTTAAAGAGACACATTCGGGTCCACTCGGGAGAGAAGCCTTACAAGTGTGACCTGTGCGAGTACCGCTGCGCCATGAAAGGTAACCTCAAGTCTCACGTTCAGATCAAGCACGGCACCGAGAACGCCTTCCACTGCGCCCATTGCGAGTTTACGTGCGCCAACAAGATGGCGCTGCGGCAACACTCGCGCCAGCACCGCCCCGTTCAGCCCATTCAGTGCCCAAAGTGCACGTACTCCTGCGCCAGTCGCGGGGCGCTCAAAGTCCACGAGAGGATCCACTCTGAGGAGCGTCCCTTTAAGTGCGACTCGTGCGACTATGCCTCCAAGCAGCGCAGCAACTTGGTCATCCATAACAAGAGGTTCCACTCGAACGCACCCGAGAAGGGGGGAGGCGGAAAAAGAGTGGGCGACGACCCCCCGAAACCCATCAGCTCTCGTTACCGAGCCAAGTTGGACGCCACTCGAGCCTTCAGCTGTGACTTGTGCAGCGCTTCGTTTGTGAGGGAAGACTCACTGAGGAGTCACAGGAAGCAGCACAAAGAGGCACAAATTCCTCTGCAGGCGCAAGTGAGCACCTCGCTCGCCCCCGCGACCTCACCGGGCGACAGCACTCAGCTGGACGTCCCGTTtcaggtagactcgttggcccCTTACAATAGCACACAGCTGAAAATTATTGTGTCTTCTGCGGAGAGTCCCAGTAAGATGATTCTGTTGAGTCCAGAACACCAGGACATGGTGGTGAACTCCATGATCCAGCAGGTCAATCTGCTGGGACCTGTGCAACCACCCGGGTTACCCCAAAACGCAGAGGCCACCTTTGTACCCCAGACGGTCCTCTTGACACCACTCCTCCCTGCCGAAGACACCAACAGCCCTCTGCAGCAAACGCTGGTCCACTCGACAATGGGCGCTCAGGACAACAGCGTCGTCCCTCAAACTTTCATCACCACTTGCACTGAACTGGAGGACTTGAGCGCCTTGGTCCAAGAGGGCGGCGCAGAGGTGACAGTCGTGACGGAAGGGAATACCGACACGGTGACCTCAAAGAGTCCGATCGCAGAACCCACTGCAGGTCCGGGGGATGGTCGAGGGCAGTGCCTTAGCATGTGA
- the zfp64 gene encoding zinc finger protein 64 isoform X2, with protein MCCKINSTMATYDAEGHSVVVEVSPDIHICGFCKQQYNNFEVFLAHKQSGCSLPTHDTPSTATEASALPGIEVVLEETFQTCVLRGVKKILTKPQKTKKLKGALSSKRYSCCFSGCTFKTQYGQKDMERHLKTHTGEKPFECDLCHKRFSRRDKLNMHSRSHTGEKPHKCKLCPYAAADSSSLKKHLRIHYDERPFKCQICPYASRNSSQLTVHLRSHTGDAPFQCQQCDAKFKINSDLKRHIRVHSGEKPYKCDLCEYRCAMKGNLKSHVQIKHGTENAFHCAHCEFTCANKMALRQHSRQHRPVQPIQCPKCTYSCASRGALKVHERIHSEERPFKCDSCDYASKQRSNLVIHNKRFHSNAPEKGGGGKRVGDDPPKPISSRYRAKLDATRAFSCDLCSASFVREDSLRSHRKQHKEAQIPLQAQVSTSLAPATSPGDSTQLDVPFQNTRTWW; from the exons ATGTGTTGTAAAATAAACTCGACAATGGCAACATACGACGCAGAAG GACATTCTGTGGTGGTGGAAGTGAGCCCTGATATCCACATTTGTGGATTCTGCAAGCAGCAATATAACAACTTCGAAGTGTTTCTGGCCCACAAGCAGAGTGGATGTTCACTACCCACGCATGACACCCCATCCACGGCTACAGAAGCTTCCGCTCTTCCAG GTATAGAGGTAGTTTTAGAAGAGACCTTTCAGACGTGTGTCCTGAGAGGGGTTAAGAAGATCCTGACCAAACCGCAAAAGACCAAAAAGCTAAAAGGCGCACTCTCATCCAAGAGATACAGCTGTTGTTTCTCAG GCTGCACCTTTAAGACACAGTATGGCCAAAAAGACATGGAACGGCACCTTAAAACGCACACTG GTGAGAAGCCGTTCGAGTGCGACTTGTGCCACAAGCGCTTCAGCCGGCGGGACAAGCTCAACATGCACAGCCGCTcgcacacgggcgagaagccACACAAGTGCAAACTGTGCCCGTATGCGGCGGCCGACAGCAGCAGCCTGAAGAAGCACTTGCGAATCCACTACGACGAGCGGCCCTTCAAGTGCCAGATCTGTCCCTACGCCAGCCGTAACTCCAGCCAGCTCACCGTACACCTGCGCTCGCACACCG gaGATGCACCCTTCCAGTGCCAGCAGTGTGACGCCAAGTTCAAGATCAACTCCGACTTAAAGAGACACATTCGGGTCCACTCGGGAGAGAAGCCTTACAAGTGTGACCTGTGCGAGTACCGCTGCGCCATGAAAGGTAACCTCAAGTCTCACGTTCAGATCAAGCACGGCACCGAGAACGCCTTCCACTGCGCCCATTGCGAGTTTACGTGCGCCAACAAGATGGCGCTGCGGCAACACTCGCGCCAGCACCGCCCCGTTCAGCCCATTCAGTGCCCAAAGTGCACGTACTCCTGCGCCAGTCGCGGGGCGCTCAAAGTCCACGAGAGGATCCACTCTGAGGAGCGTCCCTTTAAGTGCGACTCGTGCGACTATGCCTCCAAGCAGCGCAGCAACTTGGTCATCCATAACAAGAGGTTCCACTCGAACGCACCCGAGAAGGGGGGAGGCGGAAAAAGAGTGGGCGACGACCCCCCGAAACCCATCAGCTCTCGTTACCGAGCCAAGTTGGACGCCACTCGAGCCTTCAGCTGTGACTTGTGCAGCGCTTCGTTTGTGAGGGAAGACTCACTGAGGAGTCACAGGAAGCAGCACAAAGAGGCACAAATTCCTCTGCAGGCGCAAGTGAGCACCTCGCTCGCCCCCGCGACCTCACCGGGCGACAGCACTCAGCTGGACGTCCCGTTtcag AACACCAGGACATGGTGGTGA
- the sall4 gene encoding sal-like protein 4 — MSRRKQAKPQHINSDEPGSAQNGILRDDPEQQTEGEVKKFRMDQTRICNKCCAEFFDEFEFLEHEKNCTKTQKVLIMREGYCSEVTEEYLQGSPEDPASDHDDSRSSSHSGAGANANQLEKTEDESNAHMEDHEDMAASPETHFQPSPEMQDPNNSGAVTTDSQISIFQTSSNPSALSSQEALQVIPMILEQLVCLQQQQLQQIQITEQIRIQVAMMTPQGLRSSVGAAMDPLKALGAHLSQQLSAAAALIGKRTGSQNLSTEAVKQGKPSLPAGIPTSVPAGLSAMTSKMDILKGIPDLASRLPALVTESPGVVGFPGTFGAIQTGIDSKKAKGKLLNVPIESKNGDLLYKHKCKYCGKTFGNDSALQIHLRSHTGERPFKCNICGNRFTTKGNLKVHFQRHRDKYPNITMNPHPVPEHLDSIPTSTGIPFGMSVPMEESNEIKPILGHPAAGFHSSSLSGFKTFDGFGGGDPFSQRPSPSTSDGSPSVSSNIFGQETSMDHTQKDAKDLLGTLHHMNGNALSGEQSSGTAKLQQMVDGLEKKTNDPNECVICHRILSCQSSLKMHYRTHTGERPYKCKICGRAFSTKGNLKAHYGVHRANTPLKMQHSCPICQKKFTNAVVLQQHIRMHMGGQIPNTPVAETHFEANDTIESSPPEEKSADLNGFAANMETREPEVSSQKPLDNSDSVPSAAEDQKHPGPSVFSSLDVLKNLTSALALKRQGSTPSESEGTPKESPSAPREQEYQNDRSPGISDSAMSFHSTSPVNNTSGLKSPESATEEFARNGYKPDLEGANQDGSESSGALDLTASSSFTPKAIKEEPSVPFTSGEYAASSMSFMRIPSSLEMKIPQESPLGTHGLFAAQMPPGAAVPSPSPTAPRRSSKQHVCNVCGKNFSSASALQIHERTHTGEKPFACNVCGRAFTTKGNLKVHIGTHMWNNSSRRGQRLSLDNPMALMAMSSEPKMLPEILQAPKELAAPPMNFDPSMWNQYTTTYSGGLTMKANEISVIQGGGIPLPGSPAGSAPLIGSTGGLMKMDGSHSGLPASMAEIEKNSSDSVPKSQFPHFMEEGKIAVN; from the exons ATGTCGAGGCGCAAGCAAGCCAAACCGCAGCATATCAACTCGGACGAGCCTGGGTCCGCACAAAATG GCATTCTACGAGATGATCCAGAGCAGCAGACGGAGGGAGAAGTGAAAAAGTTCCGAATGGACCAGACTCGGATCTGCAACAAGTGCTGTGCCGAATTCTTCGATGAATTTGAATTTTTGGAACACGAAAAGAACTGTACCAAAACCCAGAAAGTGCTCATTATGAGAGAGGGTTATTGCAGTGAGGTAACAGAGGAATATTTGCAAGGTTCTCCCGAAGACCCCGCCAGTGACCATGACGATAGCCGGTCCAGCAGCCATTCCGGAGCTGGCGCCAACGCTAACCAACTGGAAAAAACTGAAGATGAGTCCAACGCGCACATGGAGGACCACGAAGATATGGCTGCCAGTCCCGAGACACACTTCCAACCTTCCCCTGAGATGCAGGATCCAAACAATTCTGGGGCCGTGACTACTGACTCTCAAATTTCCATCTTCCAGACTTCTTCAAATCCATCAGCTCTATCATCGCAGGAGGCATTACAGGTCATCCCCATGATCTTGGAACAGTTGGTGtgcctccagcagcagcagctacaGCAAATCCAGATCACAGAACAGATCCGAATCCAAGTGGCCATGATGACTCCGCAGGGTCTGCGCTCATCAGTGGGGGCGGCCATGGACCCCCTGAAAGCCCTCGGCGCACATCTCTCCCAACAGCTGTCTGCTGCAGCGGCTTTGATAGGAAAAAGGACCGGCAGTCAGAACCTGTCAACGGAGGCGGTCAAGCAGGGTAAACCCTCTCTTCCCGCCGGCATCCCGACCTCCGTACCGGCAGGACTGAGCGCAATGACCTCTAAGATGGACATTTTGAAGGGCATTCCTGATCTGGCTAGTCGTTTACCAGCCCTTGTCACGGAGTCACCGGGTGTTGTCGGTTTCCCGGGCACCTTCGGTGCGATCCAAACAGGGATCGACTCGAAAAAAGCCAAGGGAAAGCTGCTGAATGTTCCAATCGAGTCAAAGAATGGAGACTTGTTATATAAGCACAAGTGCAAGTACTGTGGAAAGACCTTCGGCAATGACAGCGCTCTCCAGATTCACCTGCGTTCGCACACTGGAGAGAGGCCCTTCAAATGCAACATCTGCGGAAACCGCTTCACAACCAAAGGGAACCTCAAGGTGCATTTCCAAAGGCACAGGGACAAGTatcccaacatcaccatgaACCCTCATCCAGTTCCCGAACACCTTGACAGCATTCCCACCAGCACCGGAATTCCCTTTGGAATGTCGGTCCCCATGGAAGAGTCCAATGAGATCAAGCCGATACTTGGTCATCCCGCTGCAGGGTTCCATTCTTCGTCACTCTCTGGATTCAAGACGTTTGATGGCTTTGGAGGTGGTGACCCATTTTCCCAGAGACCCTCGCCATCAACAAGCGATGGCTCCCCGTCTGTTTCCTCAAATATCTTTGGCCAAGAGACCAGTATGGATCACACCCAGAAGGATGCCAAGGACCTCCTGGGAACATTGCATcacatgaatggaaatgccttgTCTGGAGAGCAAAGTTCTGGCACCGCAAAGCTCCAGCAGATGGTGGACGGCTTGGAGAAGAAGACAAACGACCCCAACGAGTGTGTCATCTGTCACAGAATTCTCAGCTGCCAGAGCTCGCTTAAGATGCATTACCGCACACACACCGGGGAGAGACCGTACAAATGCAAGATCTGCGGCCGTGCTTTCTCTACCAAAGGCAACCTAAAGGCCCATTACGGGGTGCACAGGGCCAACACTCCTCTTAAAATGCAGCACTCCTGTCCCATCTGCCAGAAGAAGTTCACCAACGCGGTGGTTCTGCAGCAGCACATTCGCATGCACATGGGCGGCCAAATTCCCAACACCCCAGTGGCGGAAACCCACTTTGAGGCCAACGACACAATCGAGTCCTCTCCACCGGAAGAAAAGTCTGCGGACCTCAATGGTTTTGCTGCAAACATGGAAACTCGAGAACCTGAGGTGAGCTCTCAGAAGCCACTTGACAATTCTGACTCTGTCCCATCTGCCGCTGAAGACCAGAAGCATCCTGGCCCCTCTGTGTTTTCCAGCCTTGATGTTTTGAAGAATCTCACCTCTGCTCTTGCACTAAAACGACAGGGTAGCACTCCATCTGAGAGCGAGGGGACACCCAAAGAATCGCCATCTGCTCCCAGAGAGCAGGAATATCAGAACGACCGCAGTCCAGGCATTTCTGATTCTGCCATGTCATTTCATTCCACCTCTCCCGTCAACAACACTAGTGGCCTCAAGTCTCCGGAATCTGCTACAGAAGAGTTTGCTCGTAATGGATACAAACCGGACCTTGAAGGGGCGAATCAAGACGGAAGTGAATCCAGTGGAGCCCTCGACCTCACAGCTTCGAGCAGCTTTACCCCAAAAGCTATCAAAGAGGAGCCTAGTGTGCCATTCACAAGTGGAGAATATG CTGCCAGTAGTATGTCTTTCATGAGGATCCCGTCGAGTCTGGAGATGAAGATTCCTCAAGAGAGCCCATTGGGCACCCATGGTTTGTTTGCAGCTCAAATGCCCCCAGGAGCAGCAGTACCATCGCCCAGTCCCACGGCACCGCGTCGGTCCTCCAAGCAGCATGTTTGTAACGTCTGCGGGAAGAACTTCTCGTCTGCCAGCGCCTTGCAGATTCATGAGCGCACGCACACTGGGGAGAAGCCTTTCGCCTGCAACGTCTGCGGCCGGGCATTCACCACTAAAGGAAATCTAAAG GTACACATTGGTACTCACATGTGGAACAACTCCTCGAGACGTGGTCAGCGTCTATCCCTGGATAATCCCATGGCTCTTATGGCAATGAGCTCTGAGCCAAAGATGTTACCAGAAATCTTGCAAGCCCCCAAAGAACTTGCTGCTCCACCCATGAACTTTGACCCATCCATGTGGAACCAGTACACCACAACCTATAGCGGGGGTCTGACCATGAAGGCCAATGAGATCTCAGTCATCCAGGGAGGAGGCATCCCCCTCCCCGGGAGCCCTGCTGGCAGCGCCCCGCTGATTGGATCCACTGGAGGCCTCATGAAGATGGACGGGTCTCACTCTGGCTTGCCTGCCTCCATGGCTGAGATAGAGAAGAACAGCTCTGACAGTGTACCAAAATCCCAGTTTCCACATTTCATGGAGGAGGGGAAAATTGCGGTCAATTAA